From Apium graveolens cultivar Ventura chromosome 9, ASM990537v1, whole genome shotgun sequence, the proteins below share one genomic window:
- the LOC141683810 gene encoding serine/threonine protein phosphatase 2A 59 kDa regulatory subunit B' eta isoform-like yields MLKQILNRLPKKPHKSSENRDGGSSGSSSIASTSSRSSDIASNWAGKNAASPRGLNSSSDSGLNNGNKNPLKLDVKVSEAQMVLQYEALPSFRDVSNSEKQNLFIKKLNLCCVVFDFTDPTKHLKEKDIKRQTLVELVDYVTSANGKFSETVIQEIVKMISANLFRPLTTQSRENKIVDGFDLEEDEPMMDPSWPHLQIVYEFLLRFVASPETDAKLAKRYIDHSFVTRLLDLFDSEDHREREYLKTVLHRIYGKFMVHRPFIRKGINNIFFRFIFETEKHNGIAELLEIMGSIINGFALPLKEEHKLFLVRALIPLHKPKCIPMYHQQLSYCITQFVEKDCKLADTVIRGLLKYWPITNSSKEVMFLSELEEVLEATQAPEFQRCMVILFRQIARCISSSHFQVAERALFLWNNDHIENLIKQNRKVILPIIFPALERNSKNHWSPAVQSLTLNVRKIFLDTDPELFEECLIKFQEEEAREQETKMKNELIWKRLEDMAAIKSSSNGAALVSDHS; encoded by the exons ATGCTTAAACAAATACTTAATAGGCTCCCAAAGAAGCCACATAAGTCAAGCGAGAATCGCGATGGAGGATCATCTGGTTCATCTTCAATTGCTTCCACAAGTTCTAGAAGCAGTGACATAGCTAGTAATTGGGCTGGGAAGAATGCAGCTTCTCCTCGTGGTCTTAATTCTTCATCTGATTCAGGATTAAATAATGGAAACAAGAATCCTCTAAAGTTAGATGTGAAAGTGAGCGAGGCTCAAATGGTTCTTCAGTATGAAGCCTTGCCTAGTTTCAGAGATGTTTCAAACTCTGAAAAGCAAAATCTATTTATAAAAAAACTCAATCTATGTTGTGTTGTATTTGACTTTACGGACCCAACAAAGCATCTAAAAGAGAAGGACATCAAACGACAGActttagttgaacttgttgatTATGTCACTTCTGCCAATGGGAAATTCTCTGAAACTGTCATACAAGAAATTGTAAAGATGATATCCGCAAATTTATTTAGACCACTTACTACTCAATCTCGTGAGAACAAAATTGTGGATGGTTTTGATTTGGAAGAAGACGAGCCTATGATGGACCCATCATGGCCGCACTTGCAAATTGTGTATGAATTCCTTCTCAGGTTCGTGGCATCACCAGAGACAGATGCAAAGCTGGCTAAGCGGTACATTGATCACTCTTTCGTTACAAGGTTATTGGATCTTTTTGACTCGGAGGATCATAGAGAAAGGGAGTACTTGAAAACTGTTCTTCATCGTATATATGGAAAGTTTATGGTACACCGACCATTCATTCGGAAAGGAATTAATAACATATTCTTCCGTTTCATTTTTGAGACCGAGAAACATAATGGAATTGCAGAGCTACTAGAAATAATGGGCAGTATTATTAATGGGTTTGCTTTGCCCCTAAAAGAAGAGCATAAACTATTTCTTGTGCGGGCACTGATACCACTACACAAACCAAAATGTATACCTATGTATCATCAGCAGTTATCTTACTGCATTACACAATTTGTGGAGAAAGATTGTAAGCTTGCTGACACTGTTATAAGGGGCTTATTAAAGTATTGGCCAATTACTAATAGTTCAAAGGAAGTAATGTTTTTAAGTGAGCTGGAGGAAGTTTTAGAAGCAACCCAGGCGCCAGAGTTCCAGCGATGTATGGTAATTCTGTTTCGCCAAATAGCTCGCTGCATAAGTAGTTCACACTTTCAG GTGGCAGAGAGGGCTTTGTTCTTGTGGAATAATGATCACATTGAAAATCTTATAAAACAAAATCGGAAAGTAATCTTGCCAATTATATTCCCTGCACTAGAGAGAAATTCTAAGAATCATTGGAGTCCGGCAGTGCAGAGCTTAACACTAAATGTGCGCAAAATATTCTTGGACACTGACCCTGAGCTATTCGAGGAGTGCTTGATTAAGTTTCAGGAAGAAGAAGCGCGAGAGCAAGAAACCAAGATGAAAAATGAACTAATATGGAAGCGCTTAGAAGATATGGCTGCGATAAAATCTTCAAGTAATGGGGCAGCGCTTGTCTCTGACCACAGCTAG